GAAaatgacgtttagtcccaaagttaatCGGCTTTAGATTTTCTAGTCCTGCCATTTCAAGCCTAGTATCAGGGATCCAAATTCACCAAATTTCATACGGATTAATCATTTGTTGAACGATTCAGTTCAAAACTAATTTTCTTCGTAGACAAAAATAGCCCGCACCTAAGCGTAATATCACTTCTTCATAATTGAGTttccatttttttcattttcatttcatcaaaacaagagaagaaaaaaatcataaaatcaaatATCAACGTTTCAATAAAATTCCAATCTTCAAACCTAATTATGATAATCGAACAACACTAGATTCATTTTTAAAAAACCTAAATCGTCGTCTCAGATCCTTTTcttgaagattatttcaaaatCGATAAATTTTAGCAGATCAAAATTGAAGATAATTTCGTCCTTTAGAAGCGATTTGGAAGATGACAACATGtttttgtcatttaatttgaatTACTCTCAGTCCCTCAGAAAAAATAGAGAGATAAACTCTTTaaactcttcttctttttcatcaaatctgaagatctagagaaataatttttgttttggttaatGGAAAATGGAGGTCACAGACAGATTGCGAAGCATGGATCTAACGCATCATGAGAAGATGTCATTTGTTCTGCTTATATTTCCCGTCGAATCTGCTCATAGAGTCGTTTCTTATCTATGAGATATTGGACtcctttcattcaaaaatgtaagTAGTAGTGGTACTAACCAAATTTTGATATTAGAtttctttaatttgatttttggttttgatttttatgCATTCGATCTAAATTTGTTATGGATTTCGTTGCATTTGTATTAGCATGTTGACTTTTTTTGTAATTTGGTTGGTGTTGTTTAATTGTGGATGTGTTGGTAGTAGATTAGGATAACAAACCATGCTAGATTAAGATCGATCGATCAATCAATAAGTATTCCGACACCGCGAATTTGCATATATCTTATGAAACTGTTTGTACAGAACTCTAGCATGATCATTTTAAGAAACAACCTATAATTTCTATATAAAAtaggatacatatatatatatatacaccaaAGTTGATGACAATTAGGCACAGTTTTAAAATGTATACTAAACCCCTAGCTAAGGGTGCAGAATCCACGCAAATGCAAGCAAAAATGTATTAAATCTCTAGGCTCATTGGATTATGAGCTAGCTATTTGCAGTGAAAATGAATCTTTTCAAAAGAGGGAATGAGAtgacattttatttttgtttgggaGTACTACATCTCTGCAACATGATAACTAGCTAATAAGATTCCACACGTATGTAAAATGTTTGGATGTGTACATCTTGTCCTTTTGAACACTTAGAAGgcatcttgattttatatcatcAAGAGAAACTTTATATTTTCATTTTGATATAAGTCGGTTTTATCGAAGACTCTATTAAGATCAGATAGACATATGTTGCCGTGTcactatttttaatttacatttcTACTTGTTTGAAAAATTATTTAGCTATCTACTTGTAGTAGATTACTAGAAAACAAGTTGAAACATTTAGAATATGATACATATTTTAACGCTAAGACGGTCGCTTTTACTCGTATTTCTTAAGAACATAAATAAAAAAGGCTCGCCGGAAATACGCAGAGacatgcctaaaatcatcaaaacctTGTTGCTGGAAATGTTCAATCTTTTGTGGAAATATCATCATAATATGCGGATATACTAGCAGATACCACGCTAAATAGCGGAAATAACatctttcttctctcttttctagCTACAGTCAATTTGGTTCTTTGTGTATGCTTTTGGAATTTACTTGATCCATCTCATAGTTTAAGCGAGGAGGGAGATGTTAATGAAAACACATGTTTGTCTAACTTCTGATTCTAACTTCTTTGATAAAGATAGTTCTTTTACTTGGAAGAATCAATAACTTTCAGCAGTAAACGAGTTTTGCGAATAGATACTAGATAAAATATACGAGCAGACCAGTTTTGAGTTTTTCCAGCAAAGATTTTAATCGTTATTTCTTTTACTTGGGAATTACTGAAGTAAAAGATCCAAATTTAATTACAAGAACAGAAGTTTAACCCAGGCTTATGTTTAGACACAGTGCCTGATTTTATAGAGCCTTCCATTTTGTTTCTAAGCCTGGGGGAGGGAACAATTTCAGGCGAATATACTTCAAGTACCTCTCTCTCTGAAGTATTAGTTTGTGTTCATTCCCCTTGTAGGGACGTGCACGTCATATATTATTAACGTGTACATAGTTATACACCAGTTTATTTTCAATGTGTacgtagttgtacacctgttgaagagtgtacataattatacacctgtagattgttaatgtgtacataattgtacacatgctaattattaAGAGTTTTTTATTCAAGTTCAGTTTTGCATAAAGTATCAGATTATGTTAATAGCGGCATTCAATAGTAACATGTAGCTGCAATTTCATAATCAGGGAATCAAGTGATGCTTTCAACTGTTAGGACAttttaactcattttttgtgTACACATGGTTTCTTAGTTGTGTCTGAATACGTTATGAACGTTGTTAGCTATACTTGCATTTGTAAGGAATTTATGTATAATGCCCTGTGGTACCTATACTTTCATTGAAACTCTttgaatttttgttctttttttttttttgaattttgatgatCAGAAATGTACTAGCCCTGGTGAATTAAGGAGGATTTCTAGTGTTTCTTAGGAGAAATCTGTAGCACAGTTTAAGGATAGTGAATCTGACAGTGGTGGAGAATGCAAGAAGGTTTAGAGGAAGTTTGTTGGAAACTTCTACTAAGGCAAGGTAAATTTTTGTACTGTCTCTACAAGGTGTATTTCATGTGTACTACATATTATTTTACTAGCTCTACAaggtgtattttcttgtacaccaATTACATGCAtttacttttttttgttttgtacttCCTACACAAAGTGTATTTGATTGTACACCGGTTATGCACAGTGCAATACAAATGTCATTACTTCATTATGTTGCTTGATGTCTTGCTTATTTATTTGTCATTGTGGATTACGTTGCTTGTCTGGGTATTTTAGGTTGACCCTCCTGTTTCTTTAACAGGGATTCCGGGCCTGCATTGTTTAGGTTGCATGTGGCCGAGGACTCCATCAAAGTTGAAATTATATTGGTACTGAGGACTAGTCCCAGTGAAGTCGTCGAATGTAAACACTCTTAAATTATCTTAGGGTAATGaggagactaatcccaatacaGAATACAATTATCTGGAGAACTCTACTCTTTTTGGGAGGATTCCTTGCTTTTATAGGCAAAGTCCTACATGTGGATACCGTACACGTGTACCTTAATGCATTTTCTAGTAAGTCTTCCATTATTAGCCGTACACATGTATTATCACATCTGGGACTATTTGAGCACCCATCAGTTATTATCTTCAGGGCAGCCTCCCTCTGGTACAACCCACAAGCGCACATGGCGACCCCGGTTTTGACAATGATGGCTTTGGCTTATTCCCAGAACCCCATTATCGTCTCTGACGATCCCGGTCTTGGGAATGGTGGCTTTGGCTTATACCGAAAGCCCCCATCATCATCCCCGTTTCTTAGTCAAATTTACATGTTTACAATACTGTAGGCTAAATAAGGCTCTATTCAAAGAGTTATTTCATCACTATGTTTCCAGGTGGTCTCTAGATTAAAAATCAATAATGCGGAGTTTTACCACATTCGCAAAAGTTGGGGCTGTACAACTGTGGTGATTGATTGTGATCACATGACTAGATTCAGATGAGAATCAAACAAAACAAGTAAAAAGAAAGTACACTTTCCCCATCCTCCATACTCAACGGAAGACAATATCAGTACCTTGGATAATGGTGTGAACTGAACACACTTTGGAACTAAGCAAATGACTGTGACCCGAGATAAGGATTCCACCACTTATGGAACACGTCGTGCGGCTTAAAATGGTCATCTTATACACGTGGACGTTGGCATAAGATAACGATAAAAAGCGTTCACGTACCTTACACGTGATTTGTTACCAGAAAGCAGAGAATTgagaaaagtagtcctttttctCTCCAACTTCGTGTCGAGTTGGAATTCTCAGCAATTGGCTACACGATAAGCATCCAACGCGTACAAGTACACGCGTGGAAATGTCAAGCACACCGCACATAAAGAGGTGTACCATTTCTCTCCACCTATCCCGGGACATCAAGGACAAAAGTGTTTGGTAAACGTAGATGATGACATGCAAAATTTTGGCTCTCATCTTCCCGCGCGCCCATGAACAACGTGAACCTATACGCAAGCATGGGTTTGCATTCCAGTCCGTGAAACTTTCTGTGAAGTGTCAGTTCTCATCTTGTTTTTTCTTTCAATCCAGAATCGTTTCAGAATCTTTCTCTCTTTATTTCCCGGTTTACACTTTACACCCGTGAATGAACTCATATCTACTTTCGTTTTTTCACAGTCCCAAACTCGTGTAGGTCTCGTATATACTAAAAATGTCCACATACGATGTATCTATATAACCTAATTCTACGTTGAAACGTATTTTTTTCTAATTAATTACTCTCTCCCTATATATACGCCATACACCTTCATTACCATACTACACAATTTTCCCTTTGCCTTCCCTTTCGTTCTTCTAAACCTTAAGCCGCTTCAATCAAGTTATTTTGTATAgtttttatacttcatccatgGCGGAGGTGGAAAACAATATCAAAGCTGTTGTTGCTCATCCCGTTAGCAAGAAAAGATCTATGAGTAACGAAAACGATGCTGATAAAGAAACCTTTATCACGTCGAAGAAAGCGTCCCTATTATTTAAGGACGGTGTTGATCGGATAGATCCAGCGTCGGCGTTAGCAAACGCGAGGCACGAATTCGGTGAGCATGGAGGGGTAAACATGTCAATCGAAGCGTCAGCGACATTTACAGTGATGGAACCTGACACTATGAGAAGAATGTTTAATGGCGAATTAGGAGCTAATCAGGATTTTTTCATCTATAGCCGACATTTCAATCCAACGGTTTTAAATCTTAGTCGTTCAATGGCAGCAATGGAAGGTACGGAAGCTGCTTATTGTACTTCAAGTGGTATGTCAGCTATATCATCTGTTTTGATGCAGTTGTGTTCCAGTGGTGGACATGTGGTTGCTTCTCAATGCTTATATGGTGGTACGCATGCTCTGCTAACACATTTTCTGCCTAGAGTTTGTAATATTACAACTACCTTTGTTGACGTGAAAGATTTGGAGAGTGTTCGAAATGCGGTCGTGGAAGGGAAGACGAAAGTGTTGTATTTTGAATCAATTTCTAACCCTACTCTGGATGTTGCTAATGTGCCTGAGCTTTGTAGGATAGCTCATGATAATGGTGTTATGGTTGTTGTTGATAATACTTTTGCACCTATGGTTTTGTCTCCGGCTCGACTGGGTGCTGATGTTGTTGTTCATAGTATTTCCAAATATATCAGCGGCGGAGCCGATATCATCGCAGGTACGTCCTTTCATTCATCTGTTATTCAagaattgtctttttttttttaattggatattttttctcaaaagatttcttttcttcataATTTAACGATGCAGGTGCGATATGTGGACCGGCAAGTGTAGTGAACtctatgatggatcttcatcaAGGGGCACTGATGTTATTGGGACCGACAATGAATGCCAAAGTAGCATTTGAGTTGTCAGAAAGGATCCCTCATTTGAGCTTAAGAATGAAAGCTCATTGTCATAGAGCCTTAACATATGCAACAAGAATGAAGAAAATGGGCTTGAAAGTCATATACCCGGGGCTTGAAGAACACCCTGATCACAAACTTTTGAAATCAATGGCCAACCCTGACTATGGATTTGGTGGAATCCTTTGCCTGGACATGGAAACTGAGGATCGAGCGAATCGTTTGATGAATCAGTTGCAAAATTGTAGTCAGTTTGGTTTGATGGCAGTGAGTTTGGGTTATTATGAAACACTTATGTCATGTTCCTCGAGTAGTACTAGCAGTGAGCTGAATAACGAGGAGAAAGAGTTAGCGGGGATATCTCCAGGGTTGATTAGAATGTCGGTTGGATATACTGGAACATTAGAACAAAGATGGAACCAGTTTGAAAAAGCTATCACTAGGATGTCAGATGGAAAGATGTGAAAATATGCTAAAAGATATGCTGAACGATGGTTGTTCAATCGAGTTTCGGTTCAATCTgattccttttcacttctttgaaGTTTGTTTAGAATCTTGTATTGTTTTCACTTGATTGTAACGTGTCATACTTGGTACAATTTCAAGGTCGttgctattttttcttttatgctTTGTTTATTGTTTAAGGACAATTATTAATATTAAAATGATATTCCCCCAAAATTAAATAAAAGAGTATTTTTTTAGACGCAATAGGTACTTATCCATATTAGATTTTTGAAATTGACTTCTACACATGATTGttttttcaaaataataatatatttaaaatttgaaaaaaatatttgttttcttttttatgcAAAATCCGTAATATTCTACATATTTAGTGATTCTTCATCGAAAAATACATAtctaatgattttgatatttttcaatgTAGAGAAATTATTCGGAATATATATCTTTTTGTGATAACTTCGTACTGATAACTTCGTACACTGGTCTCTGGACTACTCCTAACTTCTATCCATTTAGGAATTTTAGGAATTATAAGGATTCGAACCGTCGGACCAATTTAGAATATATTCAATACTTGCTATTAGGGCATTTTCGGTAGAGGAGGATGTCTTaaatttttttctaaaataaGGGTGACACATATAGAAAACACTAAGAATCATTTTTGTGCTGACAACATTGTACACCATTTCAAAGCCGTAAATTTGAGCGTCTACGAGTGGTTGAGATGTTTAGAAAGAACTACCaaaaccattaacatttttttgcTCGGACAAAACCATTGGTAATTATCAAAACCTCCTTAACTCATTCTATTATAGTCCCCAATTTCACTGATATCAGACAAACGAACTTCAATCGATTCCTTGAtagtttttttttccagttttttaGCGAAAAAGAACAAATATAGCATCTTAATAATCGAATAAAAGTAAGAACAACATTTATCAACATAACGAAACAAGATTGACCATCCAAATCAACCCCAAGAAAAATATCAATGATTTGATTTCCCCAAATTTTTAGATATAGGAAAACCATTTATAGACCAAGAAAAttagagggtaccaagtacaccaccaactttttcgttcgggagCCTGTATGGATAAAAcgtaatacaattgcaagtagatctaAATTATCTTTGGACAATATGTATAGAGAGTTTTTATATTATCTCTTCCACAATCATTATGTCTAAGACTAAGATAGTGTATAAGAGATCTTAAAcaatctcacaaatcaatatccaagatcaatctagtcgtatctgaATCTATGTGATTcgaattctaacaagtatgaatCTTGTGATCCATCTTTCAAGATGCAAATTCAATAAGAACAAGTCTCGTTATTCATCTCAATTAATAAGGAATTATACTACTTGGATTGAATACGTACTACCTGTGTTATTCCtaaaaaagataaaacaatatgatgtgaaaaaaggaaaaacacaagataccagaagtttcattaacgaggaaaactacgcATGTAGAAAACCCTGGTACCTCGTTCATATTTGAACATTAAACTGTATTAGTCCATGCTACATACATTAtcttactatcagacttcggactggaatgtaattaaAACCAAATTAACCCTCCAAGTAATTCAActgcagtcgtgctccttacgtctcttgaaccttgaaaGGCTCTACGCAatggattcccttagctgacgtcctttacagcataagagtttcttcaacctcagtgaagacttttgataccaatctgcctctaacaaataagtctatttgatttcccttttgatcttTTGACCTAGGTTTGAAAATATATTTGCAATAGACCAAATCAAGAAAATTTCATGAATCTGGAAcatttacactcagttagctgagaaaccTGGATTAAATACCTCAAG
The nucleotide sequence above comes from Papaver somniferum cultivar HN1 chromosome 8, ASM357369v1, whole genome shotgun sequence. Encoded proteins:
- the LOC113303940 gene encoding methionine gamma-lyase-like, whose amino-acid sequence is MAEVENNIKAVVAHPVSKKRSMSNENDADKETFITSKKASLLFKDGVDRIDPASALANARHEFGEHGGVNMSIEASATFTVMEPDTMRRMFNGELGANQDFFIYSRHFNPTVLNLSRSMAAMEGTEAAYCTSSGMSAISSVLMQLCSSGGHVVASQCLYGGTHALLTHFLPRVCNITTTFVDVKDLESVRNAVVEGKTKVLYFESISNPTLDVANVPELCRIAHDNGVMVVVDNTFAPMVLSPARLGADVVVHSISKYISGGADIIAGAICGPASVVNSMMDLHQGALMLLGPTMNAKVAFELSERIPHLSLRMKAHCHRALTYATRMKKMGLKVIYPGLEEHPDHKLLKSMANPDYGFGGILCLDMETEDRANRLMNQLQNCSQFGLMAVSLGYYETLMSCSSSSTSSELNNEEKELAGISPGLIRMSVGYTGTLEQRWNQFEKAITRMSDGKM